In Gadus chalcogrammus isolate NIFS_2021 chromosome 11, NIFS_Gcha_1.0, whole genome shotgun sequence, a single window of DNA contains:
- the LOC130392268 gene encoding peroxisomal carnitine O-octanoyltransferase-like has product MAHQMSGTLPERTFQYQDSLPPLPVPSLEGSLSKYLDAVRPFATEQEYEATVENVRSFQEGVGQVLQQKLLHRASTRRNWLEEWWLNTAYLEVRTPSQLNVNFGGPAPYLEHCWPPAEGTQLQRTSVGLWHMLQYWDLIRTERMTPHKAGRSGLDMDQYRMLFCTCKVPGVTKDTILNYFKTESEGPCPSHVVVMRRGRIFTFDALHDGKILTPPELLRQLQYVTECCEGGPEGDGVAALTSEERTTWAKAREHLISLDPVNTSILETIQSSLFVVSLDEAKPYATAEDYTPLTLETLTGDPTIRWGDKSYNSISYADGTFGSNCDHAPYDAMILVSLCYYIDQRLEATGGEWTGSDAVRAMPFPEELVFTVDAKVRSDINRAKHHYRNTAQNLQLVCYAFTAFGKEAIKQRKLHPDTFVQLAMQLAYYRKHGRPGSCYETAMTRRFYHGRTETMRPCTQEAVLWCQAMTDPTCTEDVKRRALLKAVNKHNKLMALAQNGEGFDRHLLGLYLVSKEEGLPTPHLFMDPLYAKSGGGGNFTLSSSLVGYTTVLGAVAPMVQHGYGFFYRIRDDRIVMSITAWKSDPETDTESLFKTLCSSLHDILHLATTSQL; this is encoded by the exons ATGGCACATCAAATGTCAGGGACTCTGCCAGAGAGGACCTTTCAGTACCAGGAcagccttcctcctcttcccgtCCCCTCGCTGGAGGGGAGCCTGTCCAAGTACCTGGATGCCG TGCGTCCATTTGCAACAGAGCAGGAGTACGAGGCTACAGTGGAGAATGTCAGGAGCTTCCAAGAGGGCGTTGGTCAAGTCCTGCAGCAGAAACTACTCCACAGAGCGAGCACCAGGAGGAACTGG CTGGAGGAGTGGTGGTTGAACACGGCCTACCTGGAGGTCCGGACCCCCTCTCAGCTCAACGTCAACTTTGGAGGACCGGCCCCCTACCTGGAGCACTGCTGGCCCCCCGCTGAGGGAACTCAGCTACAGAGGACCAGTGTTGGCCTGTGGCACATGCTGCAATACTGGGACCTGATCCGCAC GGAGAGGATGACTCCTCATAAGGCTGGCCGATCAGGGCTGGACATGGACCAGTACCGCATGCTGTTCTGCACCTGTAAGGTACCTGGAGTCACCAAGGATACCATCCTCAACTACTTTAAAACAG AGAGTGAGGGCCCCTGTCCCTCCCATGTTGTGGTGATGCGTCGTGGGAGAATCTTTACCTTTGATGCTCTTCATGATGGAAAGATTCTAACTCCTCCAGAGCTGCTGAG GCAGCTGCAGTACGTGACCGAGTGTTGTGAAGGAGGGCCAGAAGGAGATGGGGTCGCTGCCCTCACCTCAGAAGAGAGAACCACTTGGGCCAAG GCCAGAGAGCATCTGATCAGCCTTGACCCCGTCAACACCAGCATCCTGGAGACCATCCAAAGCAGTCTGTTTGTTGTCTCTCTGGACGAAGCTAAACCCTATGCCACCGCAGAAGACTACACCCCG CTGACGTTGGAAACTCTAACGGGTGACCCCACCATTCGCTGGGGAGACAAATCGTACAACTCCATTTCATACGCAGATGGCACGTTTGGATCCAACTGTGAT CACGCACCCTACGATGCGATGATTCTGGTGTCTCTGTGTTACTACATAGACCAGAGACTTGAAGCCACAGGTGGGGAGTGGACG GGCTCTGATGCTGTGAGAGCCATGCCTTTCCCTGAAGAACTGGTTTTCACAGTGGATGCCAAAGTCAGAAGTGACATCAACCGGGCAAAACATCACTACCGGAACACG gcacaaaacctgcagcttGTTTGTTATGCATTCACCGCCTTTGGAAAAGAAGCCATTAAACAGAGGAAACTCCATCCTGATACCTTTGTTCAGCTGGCAATGCAGTTAGCCTACTACCGAAAGCATGGAAG ACCAGGAAGTTGTTATGAGACAGCGATGACGCGCAGGTTCTACCACGGCCGGACAGAGACCATGAGACCCTGCACCCAGGAGGCCGTCCTCTGGTGTCAGGCCATGACCGACCCCacgtgcact GAGGATGTGAAGAGGAGAGCTCTGCTGAAGGCGGTCAACAAGCACAACAAACTCATGGCTCTGGCCCAGAACGGAGAAG GTTTTGACAGGCATCTGCTGGGCCTGTATCTGGTCTCTAAGGAGGAGGGACTTCCTACTCCACATCTCTTCATGGATCCACTTTATGCCAAGAG TGGTGGCGGCGGTAACTTCACGCTATCGTCCAGTCTGGTCGGGTACACTACCGTCCTGGGTGCTGTAGCTCCGATGGTGCAGCATGGCTATGGATTCTTTTATCGAATCAGAGACGACCG GATTGTGATGTCCATCACTGCTTGGAAGTCTGacccagagacagacacagagtcaCTCTTCAAGaccctgtgttcctctctgcaTGATATTCTCCACCTAGCCACAACATCTCAGCTCTAA